In a genomic window of Halobiforma lacisalsi AJ5:
- a CDS encoding MBL fold metallo-hydrolase, whose amino-acid sequence MIDNLAQGVQAFTSNVFLVDGDRTVLIDAGANFDVVDAVRSRVDGLDALLLTHTHRDHVGNLEDVKSAFDVDAWGYDPSIEGVDREIADEDRVAIGNHEYLALHTPGHKDDHLCFYSAEAGVLFAGDLVFQNGSFGRTDLPEGDRGTLIESLDRVLEIVDEDLSELHTGHGPSVTTEPYDHVELAARMARQV is encoded by the coding sequence ATGATCGACAACCTCGCGCAGGGCGTGCAGGCGTTTACGAGCAACGTCTTTCTGGTCGACGGCGACCGGACGGTCCTGATCGACGCGGGGGCGAACTTCGACGTCGTCGACGCGGTCCGCTCTCGAGTCGACGGTCTGGACGCCCTCCTTCTGACACACACCCACCGGGATCACGTGGGCAACCTCGAGGACGTGAAGTCGGCCTTCGACGTCGACGCCTGGGGCTACGATCCCTCGATCGAGGGGGTCGACCGCGAAATCGCCGACGAGGACCGCGTCGCGATCGGGAACCACGAGTACCTCGCGCTCCACACGCCCGGCCACAAGGACGATCATCTCTGTTTCTACTCGGCCGAGGCGGGGGTGCTGTTCGCCGGCGACCTGGTCTTCCAGAACGGTAGTTTCGGCCGGACGGACCTCCCGGAGGGGGACCGCGGGACGCTGATCGAGAGTCTCGACCGCGTCCTCGAGATCGTCGACGAGGACCTGTCGGAGTTACACACCGGACACGGACCGAGCGTGACGACGGAGCCGTACGATCACGTCGAACTCGCGGCGCGGATGGCGCGCCAGGTCTGA
- a CDS encoding helix-turn-helix transcriptional regulator: protein MNRPAFVGLLAFAILLGIVGLGGPAMATDGAGGGIASDAPSEPVADAQPHSLDRQQPTTADLESTQAEPVASAADFGGQTNIDSRNFDTTSFEITVYENGSATWTFRYEQRFSGDDAAEQRTNFEEFAAEFDPDSDADSDADSDGGGDDGSDGEVPPLYERFVNQAEAMTDTGAEATDREMEATDFDRSAYVEEGLNPVGVVEMSFTWIGFAETVDSEDTDGDRIVVGDVFQGIYIAEDQSIVVQPGDDLEFRTVEPEGRYVGQSLENADSVSWTGEREFIDGRPRVVLEPAGDGGSAGASTTPDSPPMSSVGGDNGSWLLTAGIALAVVLGAAGAIVWYRRRSDGDAPDAPSSADSTTSGPDPDPDPDPDPDPTRTSEAGDAPPQAAATESGGSASASSGSDDATTEPLPDDELLTDEDRVVKLIRENGGRMKQVNIVEETGWSKSKVSMLLSDMEEEDTISKLRVGRENIISLEGFEPEATKSPFEE, encoded by the coding sequence ATGAACCGGCCGGCCTTCGTCGGACTGCTCGCGTTCGCGATTCTCCTGGGGATCGTCGGCCTCGGCGGCCCGGCGATGGCGACCGATGGTGCCGGCGGGGGCATCGCGTCGGACGCGCCGTCCGAACCTGTCGCCGACGCCCAGCCCCACTCGTTGGACCGACAGCAACCCACGACGGCCGACCTCGAGTCCACACAGGCCGAGCCAGTAGCCTCAGCGGCCGACTTCGGTGGGCAAACGAACATCGACTCCCGGAACTTCGATACGACGTCGTTCGAAATCACCGTCTACGAAAACGGGAGCGCGACGTGGACCTTCAGGTACGAACAGCGGTTCAGTGGCGACGACGCCGCCGAACAGCGGACGAACTTCGAGGAGTTCGCGGCGGAGTTCGACCCCGATTCCGACGCCGACTCGGACGCCGATTCGGATGGGGGCGGCGACGACGGAAGCGATGGAGAGGTTCCCCCGCTCTACGAACGGTTCGTCAACCAGGCCGAAGCGATGACCGACACCGGTGCCGAGGCCACCGACCGAGAGATGGAGGCGACCGACTTCGATCGTTCCGCATACGTCGAAGAGGGCCTCAACCCGGTCGGCGTCGTCGAGATGTCGTTCACCTGGATCGGGTTCGCCGAGACCGTCGACAGCGAGGACACCGACGGCGATCGGATCGTCGTCGGCGACGTCTTCCAGGGCATCTACATCGCAGAAGACCAGTCGATCGTCGTCCAGCCCGGGGACGACCTCGAGTTCCGAACCGTCGAACCCGAAGGGCGGTACGTCGGACAGAGCCTCGAGAACGCGGACTCCGTAAGCTGGACCGGCGAGCGGGAATTCATCGATGGGCGTCCGCGCGTCGTCCTCGAACCGGCCGGCGACGGGGGTAGTGCGGGGGCCAGCACGACGCCCGACTCACCACCTATGTCGTCCGTCGGCGGCGACAACGGCTCCTGGCTACTCACCGCAGGAATCGCGCTCGCCGTAGTGCTCGGCGCGGCGGGCGCTATCGTCTGGTATCGACGTCGCTCCGACGGGGACGCCCCGGACGCGCCGTCGAGTGCCGATTCGACTACCAGCGGACCCGACCCCGACCCCGACCCCGACCCCGACCCCGACCCCACGAGGACGTCGGAAGCTGGCGACGCTCCGCCGCAGGCGGCTGCGACGGAATCGGGCGGTTCCGCATCCGCCTCGAGCGGGAGCGACGACGCGACGACAGAGCCCTTACCCGACGACGAACTCCTTACCGACGAGGACCGTGTCGTCAAACTCATCCGGGAGAACGGTGGCCGGATGAAACAGGTCAACATCGTCGAAGAAACCGGCTGGTCCAAATCCAAGGTCAGCATGCTGCTCTCCGACATGGAGGAGGAAGATACTATTAGCAAACTCCGCGTCGGCCGCGAGAACATTATCAGCCTCGAGGGCTTCGAACCGGAAGCGACGAAATCGCCGTTCGAGGAATAA
- a CDS encoding AAA family ATPase, whose product MTDDRRMSTARFYGDLAERSEILADLLSFLESAGENSDGVPRDDVVDWIAARTNAEDPDAIERRLQFLEQLDLLESTDATYSCTRIGRCYLEEQDPAVLYNALRTTVKGFDTILAALTTEPKTDEELMELLVETFEECQMETPGVASRHREWLQTTGYVDRSDDQIHLTAAGEAVAEQLHGVSSVDLESDTIYERRELHSAYGGSIQGGIAPSRDEPVVFLFSGGTGEEHGYQDKLRSDGTIVYTGEGQVGDMEMVRGNRAIRDHLEDGRELHFFEMEDDGVRYIGQYLYAGHFYEGLPDSEGNTRRAIRFLLAPIRDDELPAERGTRESTDSSSIQTGANSNLQQFADPSVYQVPIKTGDGPIRTNFERTILEDVPRDQITDTYEPPIDGDSVRVWGNQEDEPADEGDYLLFADREGRRGGSYTLLAQITHATVLDDDVAAQFTNAVGWGDVTDQVFPHVMFLEPIYEAKLDRAQFWDLLGFKGWPNDTFSAINFDRGGSGFYEEYDSVSLFIEVIQGEQLYPDGAAGEYDSLDAALEDIRSRLSAEDKSWFQTRVGDSFIEEWSEALEGFRPSDTVDRSTATKLDQLRIVYRTLEADLAEKASALGSGTLGRFSPAQTLFLGWVRLRQEELDLGGGLNQPRLNSVLKDSYEVGDPSRVQPSVEIDHPLTTHLRDQEPTVYKFTAPPEYWLTAIEHGSLSFEPEHRNRWEQLEKGDVGILHSRTEPGKEELDSQPSGVIGAVVFGETTEKPDPWWWEEYETDADFSMIAGFDRLFLTGDVDAIDFTEGITAKETAQVNQELAALTANCLSIEEANRLCANISGKEFPAQSMYGTFRTEDGEIDYERPAALIEGMAEDLQEVSPINPHQDLECTLPTDILEGLHFEDGRGEQILEQIATALQSGKHVFLTGPPGTGKTEIAERVCEYLVEHHPHLYTDFEMTTATADWSTFDTVGGYMPNESGENGDDLSFTPGIVLNRLKDLESGTQSNELLVIDELNRADIDKAFGQLFTLLSGQSVQLPYTVDGREVELTTYADLEGRPAANQYVVPNSWRIFATMNAYDKTSLYEMSYAFMRRFAFVRIPVPELPEGTGQTEGGRTVEDVVLEYADAWEIEASRPQAWAVGRVWQATNQAIDERAIGPAIVEDILRYITHHPEADLDQHLTQAVISYIFPQLEGVPRREKIVRRLAAVDEINGDLLESAAQEMLQVTLATNE is encoded by the coding sequence ATGACGGACGATCGTCGGATGTCTACCGCACGGTTCTACGGTGACCTCGCGGAGCGATCCGAGATTCTGGCTGATTTGCTCTCGTTTCTCGAGTCGGCTGGCGAAAACTCAGACGGCGTTCCTCGAGACGACGTCGTAGACTGGATCGCCGCCAGGACGAACGCTGAAGACCCTGACGCCATCGAACGACGACTGCAGTTCCTCGAGCAATTGGACCTGCTCGAGAGCACGGATGCTACATACAGCTGTACCCGAATTGGACGGTGCTATCTCGAGGAACAGGACCCAGCGGTCCTCTACAACGCCCTTCGAACCACGGTCAAAGGGTTCGACACGATCCTCGCTGCACTCACTACTGAACCGAAAACCGATGAGGAACTCATGGAGTTGCTCGTGGAGACCTTCGAGGAGTGTCAGATGGAAACGCCCGGCGTTGCGAGCCGCCATCGTGAGTGGCTGCAGACGACCGGCTACGTCGATCGAAGCGACGATCAGATCCATCTCACCGCAGCCGGTGAAGCAGTCGCCGAACAACTACACGGGGTTTCGAGTGTCGACCTCGAGTCTGACACTATCTACGAACGCCGCGAACTGCACTCGGCATATGGCGGCAGCATCCAGGGAGGAATCGCTCCCTCGAGGGACGAACCGGTCGTCTTTCTCTTTAGCGGTGGCACCGGCGAAGAACATGGCTACCAGGATAAACTCCGCTCGGATGGCACGATAGTCTACACGGGCGAAGGCCAGGTCGGCGACATGGAGATGGTCCGGGGCAACCGAGCGATTCGAGATCATCTCGAGGACGGCCGCGAGTTGCACTTTTTCGAGATGGAAGACGATGGCGTCCGCTACATCGGGCAATACCTCTATGCGGGTCACTTCTACGAAGGACTCCCAGACTCGGAGGGGAACACACGACGTGCAATTCGGTTCCTCCTTGCGCCAATTCGGGACGACGAACTCCCAGCCGAACGCGGGACTCGAGAGAGCACCGATTCTAGCTCCATTCAGACGGGTGCGAACTCGAACCTGCAGCAGTTTGCCGATCCCTCGGTGTACCAGGTCCCGATCAAGACGGGTGATGGCCCCATCCGGACGAATTTCGAGCGGACCATACTCGAGGACGTTCCCCGCGACCAAATCACCGATACCTACGAGCCGCCGATCGACGGGGACTCCGTTCGAGTCTGGGGGAACCAGGAAGACGAGCCGGCCGATGAGGGCGATTACCTCCTCTTCGCTGATCGAGAGGGACGCCGTGGCGGGTCGTATACACTCCTTGCGCAGATCACCCACGCCACAGTGTTAGATGACGATGTAGCAGCCCAGTTCACTAACGCAGTCGGCTGGGGCGATGTGACCGATCAGGTCTTCCCGCATGTAATGTTCCTCGAACCGATCTACGAAGCCAAGCTCGATCGAGCGCAGTTCTGGGATCTGCTCGGGTTCAAGGGCTGGCCCAACGATACGTTCAGTGCCATCAATTTCGATCGCGGTGGCTCAGGGTTCTACGAGGAGTACGATTCTGTCTCCCTGTTCATCGAGGTGATTCAGGGCGAACAGCTTTATCCTGACGGGGCTGCCGGGGAATACGACTCGTTAGACGCGGCCCTCGAGGATATTCGGTCTCGTCTCTCGGCAGAAGACAAGTCCTGGTTCCAGACTCGAGTCGGGGACTCCTTCATCGAAGAGTGGTCGGAGGCGCTCGAGGGGTTCAGGCCATCCGATACTGTCGACCGGTCGACCGCAACGAAACTCGATCAGCTTCGGATCGTCTACCGGACTCTCGAGGCGGATTTAGCCGAGAAAGCGTCTGCCCTCGGCAGTGGAACACTTGGTCGGTTTTCGCCCGCTCAGACCCTCTTCTTGGGCTGGGTGCGACTTCGCCAGGAGGAACTAGATCTCGGGGGTGGTCTCAACCAACCTCGACTCAACAGTGTGCTCAAAGATTCATACGAGGTTGGTGATCCATCCCGGGTCCAACCATCGGTTGAAATCGACCATCCACTAACGACGCACCTGCGAGACCAGGAACCGACTGTCTACAAGTTTACCGCGCCGCCAGAGTACTGGCTCACGGCCATCGAACACGGATCGCTCTCGTTCGAGCCGGAACATCGCAATCGCTGGGAACAGCTCGAGAAGGGTGACGTCGGGATTCTTCATTCACGAACCGAACCTGGAAAGGAGGAACTCGATTCCCAACCAAGCGGTGTAATCGGTGCAGTCGTCTTCGGCGAAACCACTGAGAAACCCGACCCATGGTGGTGGGAGGAATACGAGACCGATGCGGACTTCTCGATGATCGCCGGCTTCGATCGGCTCTTCCTTACCGGGGACGTCGACGCTATCGACTTCACAGAAGGGATCACTGCCAAAGAGACAGCACAAGTCAATCAAGAACTGGCTGCCCTGACGGCCAATTGCTTGTCGATCGAGGAGGCCAATCGACTCTGTGCGAATATCTCCGGAAAGGAGTTCCCCGCGCAATCGATGTATGGGACTTTCCGGACAGAGGACGGTGAAATCGATTACGAGCGTCCCGCTGCGTTGATCGAGGGGATGGCTGAGGACCTACAGGAGGTCTCACCGATCAATCCTCACCAGGACCTCGAGTGTACGCTTCCGACGGACATCCTCGAGGGGCTTCACTTCGAAGATGGACGCGGTGAGCAGATTCTCGAGCAGATCGCGACAGCGCTGCAATCCGGTAAGCACGTCTTCCTTACCGGCCCGCCGGGAACGGGGAAAACGGAGATCGCCGAACGGGTCTGTGAGTATCTCGTCGAGCATCACCCTCACTTGTACACGGATTTCGAGATGACGACAGCCACTGCTGACTGGTCGACGTTCGATACCGTCGGCGGGTATATGCCGAACGAATCCGGTGAGAACGGTGACGACCTCTCCTTTACACCCGGTATCGTCCTCAACCGGCTCAAAGATCTCGAGAGTGGGACGCAGTCGAATGAACTCCTCGTGATTGACGAACTCAACCGAGCGGATATCGACAAAGCGTTCGGGCAACTCTTCACGCTGTTGTCCGGCCAATCGGTGCAACTGCCGTACACGGTCGATGGGCGAGAAGTGGAACTCACGACGTATGCGGACCTCGAAGGACGTCCTGCTGCAAACCAGTACGTCGTTCCCAACTCGTGGCGGATCTTCGCTACGATGAACGCCTACGACAAGACGTCGCTGTACGAGATGAGTTACGCGTTCATGCGACGGTTCGCGTTCGTTCGCATCCCTGTGCCCGAACTTCCGGAGGGAACAGGACAAACAGAGGGTGGACGAACGGTCGAGGACGTCGTGCTCGAGTATGCCGATGCGTGGGAAATCGAAGCGTCCCGTCCCCAGGCGTGGGCAGTCGGCCGTGTCTGGCAAGCGACCAACCAGGCGATAGACGAACGAGCGATCGGGCCCGCAATCGTCGAAGACATCCTCCGATACATCACGCATCACCCGGAAGCGGACCTCGACCAGCACCTAACGCAGGCGGTCATCAGCTACATTTTCCCGCAGTTAGAGGGGGTGCCGAGACGTGAGAAGATCGTTCGAAGGCTCGCGGCTGTCGACGAAATCAATGGCGATCTGCTCGAATCGGCTGCCCAAGAGATGCTCCAGGTGACGCTTGCCACGAATGAATAG
- a CDS encoding class I SAM-dependent methyltransferase: MERDQIRRAWDEIARTYAERRNPDGSDAALIEDLLVDCPPEPLVIDIGCGDGARTLANLPAGSVGVDLSRAGLQLAADTVPSTALVQADMASLPVAENTADGMTAYHAVFHVPRSDHPTVYREFARVLKPGGRLLMTLPTGRFETVRNGWMGGKMFFSTPGRKRTLEQLAEAGFEIMDTRTVTDPLGTDSEFVFADNTCG, translated from the coding sequence GTGGAGCGGGACCAAATCCGCCGCGCGTGGGACGAGATTGCCCGGACCTACGCCGAGCGTCGAAACCCGGATGGCTCCGACGCAGCGCTCATCGAGGACTTGCTTGTCGACTGTCCGCCGGAGCCGCTGGTTATCGATATCGGGTGCGGTGATGGAGCCAGAACCCTCGCCAATCTTCCGGCAGGGAGCGTCGGCGTTGATCTCTCCCGGGCAGGACTTCAGCTGGCGGCCGACACCGTCCCGTCGACGGCACTCGTGCAGGCGGATATGGCCAGCCTGCCGGTGGCGGAGAACACCGCCGATGGAATGACGGCCTACCACGCCGTCTTTCACGTGCCACGAAGCGACCATCCGACGGTGTACCGCGAGTTTGCTCGCGTACTGAAACCGGGCGGCAGACTACTGATGACGCTTCCGACCGGGCGCTTCGAAACCGTTCGCAATGGGTGGATGGGTGGGAAGATGTTCTTTTCAACGCCCGGTCGAAAACGGACCCTCGAGCAATTAGCCGAGGCCGGCTTCGAGATCATGGATACGAGAACGGTCACTGACCCACTGGGAACCGACAGCGAGTTCGTCTTTGCCGACAACACCTGCGGCTGA
- a CDS encoding response regulator, whose amino-acid sequence MIEDNPGDVQLIKESFSDGNIANTLQRSLRVKRPSQAALDFVYRRNEYEDASGPDIGLLDLILPRVDGEDVLHEIEHHPELEHVPVIVLTGVDETLTESRDLCHDTDEDAVLEKPVDPGEFAEVIRSFDQFRL is encoded by the coding sequence TTGATAGAGGATAATCCCGGCGACGTTCAACTCATAAAAGAATCCTTCTCGGACGGCAACATCGCAAACACACTCCAACGGTCACTGAGGGTCAAGCGGCCCTCGCAAGCGGCCCTCGACTTCGTTTATCGACGCAACGAGTACGAGGACGCTTCCGGACCGGACATCGGATTGCTCGACCTGATCCTGCCGAGAGTGGACGGTGAAGACGTTCTACATGAAATCGAACACCATCCCGAACTGGAACACGTCCCAGTGATCGTCCTGACCGGAGTGGACGAGACCCTCACTGAATCCCGCGATCTCTGTCACGACACGGACGAAGATGCAGTCCTCGAAAAGCCGGTCGATCCCGGCGAGTTCGCTGAGGTAATTCGGTCGTTCGATCAGTTCCGGTTATAG